The Nostoc cf. commune SO-36 genomic sequence GTATTTACAAGAGACCAGATTTTAGAGAAAGTTTGGGGTTACGATTTCATGGGTGATTCTAATATTATTGAGGTTTATATTCGTTATTTGCGACTCAAGTTAGAAGAAAATAATGAAAAGCGTTTGATTCATACAGTCCGTGGTGTAGGCTATGCACTGCGAGAGTAATTGTAATGACTTAGTGATTTCGACAAAAAGCAACATAGTTAAAGACAGAAGACGATCATGAAGAAAAAATGGGCTGTAAAACGACTGACAGTAAATCTCACAACCGAGGAAATGAAGAAACTTGAATCCTACTGTGTTCTGACAGGAAGGCCAGCAACAGATGTCATTCGAGAATTGCTCCGAACTCTTGAGGTTGAAAATGCTGAAAACTCTGAAACGGGAACAGCAGACTCGACAATAACTGTTGGCAGTGGATCAAAATCACACTAACTATCCACTCGAATATCTCAGAAATCTGCTACCCTGATTTGCCGACAGATAGGAGTGAAGACAATATGCTTTGGTAAAAGCTTGCTCTAATTCCCAACTTAGGGAGGAGAGAATTCAATACGGTTCGGTTAACAAAGTTATCTGTTGAGGCGAGCAGGGGGAGCAGGGGGAGAAGAGAAGCAGGGGAAGATGAAATTGTTTAATAATTCTCTTTCCTCCCCTGCCTCCCCTGCTTATCCGAACCGTATTGGGAGAGAATTAGAGCAATTCTTTTTAATCTAGGCTTAATGTATTGACAAAAAAACTAGTTCATCCACCAAAGCAGCGCTTAAGTTATAACTGGTGGAAAGTAAAGAAGGGAATAGGATGCAGGTTACAGGTTATTCCCTATTCCCTATCACCTGTCACCTCTCCCCTAATCCCAATCCCCCATGCCCAATTTTTATTCTGGTAACTTATATTGCCCAACAATACGCTTGGCAAACTCTGGAACATGCGCTTCTAATTTCTCTGGATGATTTCGCTTTACATACAAATAATTCCGAGTAAAGTGAGAATCAATGGAAAATCGCGCATATTCCAAACCCTTGGGGCCGATTTTTTCGATCACCACACCCATGAGTTTTGCTGCCCACATCGGCAGGGTAACGCCTTTATCGTAAGCGGGAATACTTTGCTGTACGGCTTCTTTCCGGTTGCCTTTAGATGTCACTGGTTGAGTGTCTAATTGATCTTTGACCAAATCCAGCATTTCCTTGCCAGTGTCATTTCTAACTACAATCCATTGCCAGCCAAAGGGTGCGCCCATGTAGCCAACAACTAAATCGGCTAGAGAGTTGACGTAATCAAAGCAACTCATACAAGATGGGGCAAAGACATCTTTGAGTTGGTTAGTCTTCAAGCCAAAGAAAGGCACTGTTTCTGATGAGCCATCTTCATGTTTGAAGTGAACCCGGAAGTCTTGCATGAATTCGTAATGCACAACTGTGTCAGGCGATCGGCTGGTGGTTTCTAAGAATTTTTGCAGTCCGGCGCGGTTAACGTTATCTACGCAAGGCGTACCCAAAACATACAGCTTTTCTAAACCAAG encodes the following:
- a CDS encoding CopG family transcriptional regulator, translating into MKKKWAVKRLTVNLTTEEMKKLESYCVLTGRPATDVIRELLRTLEVENAENSETGTADSTITVGSGSKSH
- a CDS encoding Coenzyme F420 hydrogenase/dehydrogenase, beta subunit C-terminal domain, whose translation is MTSVSPHKKARALKSTSRRPAKELCSECGLCDTYYIHYVKEACAFINQQIGELEVETHTRSRHLENPDELYFGVHQDMMAARKQQPIEGAQWTGIVSSIAIEMLNRGLVEGVVCVQNTKEDRFQPMPIIARTPEEILAARVNKPTLSPNLSVLEQIEKSGMKRLLVIGVGCQIQALRAVEKQLGLEKLYVLGTPCVDNVNRAGLQKFLETTSRSPDTVVHYEFMQDFRVHFKHEDGSSETVPFFGLKTNQLKDVFAPSCMSCFDYVNSLADLVVGYMGAPFGWQWIVVRNDTGKEMLDLVKDQLDTQPVTSKGNRKEAVQQSIPAYDKGVTLPMWAAKLMGVVIEKIGPKGLEYARFSIDSHFTRNYLYVKRNHPEKLEAHVPEFAKRIVGQYKLPE